The following nucleotide sequence is from Solanum dulcamara chromosome 7, daSolDulc1.2, whole genome shotgun sequence.
AAGCCCCAATATTTTTGTCCTCGAGCTACATTTAATTGTATTCTTATATTTGTAATTCTCGCTGATTGACGTTAATTACATAGCTGCAATTCATTAAATTTGATCCTTCTTCATATCACGTATTACCCCGAgttcctatatatatattttttttaatagtagTGTCCGAAGCAGCTTGTACACACCTCGTTTGATCCCGGATATCTGCCATCAGCAACAGGTATCAGGTAACTGCTGGGATTTAAACTTGAGACCTTATAGTTCTCAATCTACTACATTGACCACTAGGTCATACTATTGGGTGCATTACCCTGAGTTCCTCTTAGCACACCACTAgtggaggaaaaaaaaaggaaagaaagaatgaagagaataaagaaagaggaaaataaGTCTTCTGTAGTCaatcttctctctctctctctctctgtgaAGTCGATCTCCTCCAAGTTCTAGAATTTTTATGACTCGAGGGGTGACATTTGATCAACACCAACTACTAGTCTACTAAAGTGCAGCTCAATTATAAGCTAGTTGAGTTGTGGTTGGTTATAGAAATTCTCAAAATCCATTTTGACTTGTAACATCCAACACTCCACAATTTAGACTTCAACTTAGATTCTCTTCATTTTCTACCAACTACAATAAGTCCCAGTAAACACTGGAACTAATAAATGGACTTACTGGTATTGTCTATTAGAATCATTTCAGACAAATTTGTTAATGTAATTTTTGGTATACTCTATGCGCTTTAAACACCTTCGATTTTCATGGTATACTACCTACTGATTCATTATGGAGGTCTTCATATGGCATGACCAGACCAATTTTAGGAACCTTTTATCATTATCTCAAGTGTGCTACTTGTCCTTCTATTGGCGGTGATCATTTGAATACTCTGTAATTTTCTATAACCGTCATCCATCTTATAGTCACATCCTATGCTCATCTTGTGTATGGCCCAATATTCGTTCTCATATAAAATCACTGGTCTTACGGCCATTTTAAAACGTTAGCCAGCACTTTGATGTTTATCCTCCTATTtcataatactaatactaatactaatatacATTCtctaaacaaataataaaaaaaactaatggAGCGCTCGTCTATTTCGACTATCCTTTATTGACTCTTATGTATTAAATATTCATCTATTGTGTCATTTTCCTGAAATTAAGTGAGCCTAAAAATTTGAAACATTAGATCATGGACTAAAATCTGAAGACTTCCATTATCTTATTTCAATTTGTATCGCACCAGGAGTTAATGACATCAATATAGATATGGGCCAATGCCTTTTCTTCTTAGTTCTCTATGGATATATCCCAATATGATAGATATTCTAttgttccttcaatcaaagtTGCTCCAGCGGAAAAGGGGCTTTTATTTTCGTACAGAAagcattttttttagtttttcttttccAGGCAGGAATGACCTGTTTTAATCTTTGCACTTGCAGTTTTAATGGAGTACCAGCAGAGGAGCGTCTGCATTGGAGGTCTTTCCTAGTTAAGCTGGGTGCGGAGAATCTTGAAGGGATTAAGAATGAAGAACTCCTAGTGGCCTGCCACAAGTATGTAAATTTGTTTTTGTGGTTACTTGGACAAACATTCCTGACTAATggtaataacataaataaacaaaaacaaCTGTTAATGGGAGAGGTGAGAAGGGAGGTGACACTGAGAGGAACTTTGTGTTGATGGGCAAGATTGGTCGCTTCCAAGTTTCCCCGTTTGTATTGTTTGGGATGGAATTTATATCCATTGGCTGCTTGCTTCTGGAAAGCACTCTCGTGTTAGCTGAACTTTAATAAAAGATTCCTGTAGTAAAGGGTGGTTTGCTAATAATTAGGATTGCTTTTATCTGTAGTCTTTTCACAAACTTTTCATCTGCAGGTCTGTTTACATTGATACACAGTACTTGGAGATGTCAGCATCTATGTTGTAGGAAAGGATGAGTATGATAAACTTGCATGTAAGGGTATCACATAAACTTTGTCATTAACTTTTATgtttaaatgaaaaaataaagttttcTTGATGCATGGTACAATTTTTTTAGGCCTCATTAGCaattaatttatgttgaaaaaacacTGCAAATTGTGTTGTCTTCGTCTCATGTGTATAAGCTTTATTAAGATATGTTGTTTATGCCCTCTTCATGTAGCTTAAAGCATGCTTTTGGTAATTAATTTAGgcggttgagttgaagaaggcAAACCAGTTCTGACCTTAATTATGTGAATGCCAATGCCTTTGcaaactttaaagttaatgaATGTTCCAAATTAAGATGATTTCATGATTTGAGATGTTGCGATTTAGTCTTCAAGTAAATCAACCTTTCTTTTGTGTGCATTAAAAGTAATATCTCTAAATATAGGTCAACTTACTAAGTACCTAAAGGTGTATTTAGCGGTTAATGAAAAGGGATTAATACTGTCTAAGACTAGGGTTCAAATTTAGCCGAGTCAAAATTAGGCAGTTTGTTTTCTTCTGCCCGAGTCTTGGCAGGCAGATTTTTCTAAGTAGTAGGTTTCAGGTGGAATAGTCGAGGTTTGGACACGTTGCCCGGATATCGCCGTGATAAAAGATAAACTCAACCTACTAAATAGTTTTATCCTAATAGTTTTCCTACCACTGTTTTGACTTTGTCAAAATTATTGGAGTTATTCTTCAAGATCTATTCTAGAAGAGCatgtataattaaatataaatgattGAGTTTTCTGCAATTAAAACGTAATGTGCAGCTTACCTTTAGGTTGGGTACCTAATTGCATTATGGTGTTCATTCCATGAAAAAAGAGATTTCTATGTGAAGCTTATTTGATGTCCTTCGATATTTTTGGTGGATGACATAATTGAGCTGATTTTTCTTATACTTGAGGTGTTTTATTCTCTAGAGGGGGAAGGCAACCACTAATGCTACCATATTAGCTTAGATGACATATCCCTTTGTAGCTTCCATTTTGGGAACCACAAAAACTACATGTCTGGCAATGTTGTTGTGGAAACCTCCATCAGTGGTTTATGCTGTCGTTCTTAAAGTTTTGTGGTTCTTGTACTGCGGGGATTTTCTGTAAACAGAGAGAGTAGCTTTTCCATACGTTGGGATGTTTGTTCTACACTTGTATGTAGCATCATCAAACTTGTCTTTCCATTCCTTTTTATAGGCTAATTGGCTTTATTTGCAGTGTCTGAAGCAATCTTTGTTATAACATCTGCTATCAAGGATGTATGTGGAAAACCTCCAATGGAGAGACTTTTCCTGGATAAGTATGGAAAGATTTGCTTGTGCCTGGATGAAATTGTGTGGACGGTAAGCTAAAATGTCTCTGTGAACATAAATAATTTCACATGCTTGAAACTCTCATCTTCTCAAGTACTATCGTGTGATTCTAGTTGGAGAAGCATACAGTGGTTACGGAACTCTTAAAGCTGATAATTTGCTGCATGTTCCTATATTCAGTTTGTTGTTGTCTGGCTAATGATATTATTTCGCTTTTGTATTTTGAAGGGGTTACTGGAAAACATTGACAAAGATAGAATCAAGAGACTTGTTAGGTTGAAACCACCAACAGAATTCTGATGAAGATTTTTCCCAGTCTCTTGTTTATGCAAAGCTCCAGGAACTCAAACTGCACTCTGTACGTCAAGCATAGTTTTAATGCATGTTTTGTATCTTCCTTTCGCTTTTGGGTTGTCTGTtagtgattttatttgcaggtTTTGTCACTTTAATTTTGGTTTATTTCGCTTGGCcagataagaaaaataattccTGATACTGCTTTCTAAATATAGAGGACCATACTATTGAAAAGTGAAGGGATGAATGGATTCCTTTTCCTTCTCTACATTCTTTGACTTGTTTGAGTTGGTTCTTTTGGGGATTGTATCTTTATATTGCCCTCTCAATTGAACGGAATGGATTTGGACCTCTGAATTTGTGTGTTCATTAATGGTCTTTTAACTATGTAACTTCTCTTTCTTAAACTTGGTAATTTTTGCCTTGACTTGTGTGTCAATGTTCAGTAATGAACCACTGTAGGTGCCTACTACTTCCCTCTCTCGCCAGCCTCCCCTAATAAAACCAAATCCAACTCCAAAAGGCAATGGAAGAACACAAATATGTGATTTTTTTCAGGTAAGACTACTAGTTGGAGTTTGTTGGATTCACCACCATTGACCCAACGACTCAAGAAATGCAAAGATTTTACCTAAATTCTTCCATCTGGCTCGTATTACACAAAATAGATCACAAGGAATGGAAGCCACAACAATAACCTAGCTTATTctgatatttttaatacatcatCAAATTTTCGTCCAATCAGAAATTTCTGAAGGAACATGCTTGAAGTCTAAACCAAGAAGCAAAGTCAAAAAGGGGGAATTGTGTATTTAATTTCAATAGAAATAATCGACTCAAGGAACCGCAGCTTCAGCTACCAACCAAACCATCCCTATCACATTTTAGAACACATCCAATAATAATTTATTGAATTGACTAGAATGCCCATATACTTGCTCACTAAGATACATAGCGCCTCGAATAAGCCAATACTGAGTCTAGACAGTACAGTCACGGTTCGCAACGTAAACTTTATATAAAATCAGAAATATCATTTTGCACACCCATATTTATGCCTTATTCGTGATGTTTATTCTCAGAGGTgctaaaattaaatttactgACAAATCTGTTTTACCTGCTATCAGAGGCGGAAGGACGAATATACCCTCTCCTTATTATCCTAACAGTGGTCGCTTACCATTCCAAGTTTCGCCACAAATTAGTAAACGCCGATTTCCAAAAACTGGTTAACAAGTCTACCTAACAGTCACAGAGGGTTCTTGATGTCGCCAGCCATGATCAGCCGGCCGGCGatgctctttcttctcattatcaCCGTCGCTTCCATAACCTCCGGTGCCCAAGCATCAAGATCTATCGTGTTCTTGCCCCAGCCTATATCATCCCTCGACATAATCAACACCACTCTGCCCCAGGTACCATTTattcatctcttcttctttttttcgtTTGTTTTGAACACCGATTAATCTGAATATTCTAGGGGCAAAATGCACGCTGTTCATTTACGGTAAGCATAAGGACAAGCTGCTCTTCTCCAACTTACACCAGAGACCAAATTAGTCTAGCCTTTGGCGATGCTTATGGAAATCAGGTACAAATACCGATTCTCATATAGCTTTATGCTCCAATTTGTTTAATTTTACGGTTCAATTGTCCAATACGGATCGGAATACCATTTCCCTCCCCCCCAGGTTTACGCACCGCGGCTAGATGACCCAGCAAGCAGGGCTTTTGAGCGGTGTTCGAAGGATACGTATACAGTATACGGTCCATGTACGTATCAGATCTGTTACGTGTACCTGTACAGAAGCGGGTACGATGGGTGGGTACCGTCTGATGTTACCATCTACGGCTACAACTCCAAAGCCGTCACCTTCACCTACAATGTTAACATCCCTAGAGACATTTGGTACGGCCACAATTACTGCCGTTCACGTGCTGTGAAATCTGCAGGAAACTTGGGCTGGAATTTGCTTTCTATCGGTTCCACACTGTTGTATACAATGGCCGGCCTGTTTCGTGGCTAGTTTATGGGCCTTTCGGTTTGTATCTTAATTGGGCCTTTTCTTCCTTGTCGAAAGCCCGCCTAGTCCAGTGGATTTGTGGGTTGGCTTGAACAATCATTCATGTCTTGTAATAAAGTGAATGCTAATGCCACTTAGGTATGATTAGTTGGTTACTTTGGTCTATTACGTTGTTAAAATGCAAGACAAACTGTCGATTTCGATATGCTATCCTTTGGGATGTATTGGAAGAAGTTAGATATCTCAACAAGGGTAATtgatgaaaatataattaaataaaagcgTGTTTTCCAATAGTTTAAATTTGTAAATGAAAATTTCACACATGGTATAAATTAGGCAGTGGACCTGTGATATGGGATTCACGATTTGGTATAATAGAACTTAAGTAACAAACGACTCAATCATGAGATACACCAATTCTCAGACTTTATTACAAAAATGCATTATTTCCGTGAGACTGAAGTAACAACCGATCTACTTTAGGAGATAATTTTTGTTAGTTCTTTAATTCCTTCTAAACTAATCTTTGTAATCGAAATCCTATGGAAGTCAGATCTCTAGTATTTTCTAGTTGCTTGAAATCCAGTAGAAGTCAGGTTTCTAGTACGTcctagttgagttttgtattatactatatataaggatgttaatatatattaattataataataacatacCCAGTAAAATTCTTGGTAAGGTACGCAgtccttaccactacctcatggaggtagaTAAACTGTTTTcgaatttatattattaattagtaTACCAAATTATAAGTGAATGAAACCAAATAATTCTACCTGCGTTACGCCAAACTTTTCCTATGTCcccaatgtttttttttttttttcgggaatagaccctacacgaggctcccacctctcgtgcgcgCCAGGGGTTaagccgctcacccccaagctgtattatacataaaacagaaaaaaatacaaggagggggcatagacctaacctccaatcctatggtggttcataagccggCCATCCTAATAAGGTCAGGCAACTCATTCCCGATACATGCACAcgaaaagaaaacctagaaactatgcacctaaaggagaggactcctctcgacacaaagaaactaggaaagcataaataagggggGGACACTGTAATTGGGTGCTCAATTCAAGGGAGCAAAATGAAATAGTAAatcatggaggctttttaatccgtttggtcttcctccgtctgaagctgggcaggccgactctatctagcatgtagtatcctcgaGTACCaggaggtagctgctggagggtggtgtagtggcctggagtggtaagaatgtgactgtgcttggagagagcatccgcagtgaagtttgcctccctgtatacatgcctgcaagaaaagaaagcaaataatttggaaataacaacaaggtcatgagttacctggtgaaggctccacggagatttcgtttgatgattgatccatttagtgagcaactccgagtcaacttctaggataacgtgctgaaagccCTTTTGAATGCatcatttaagcccataaattgccgcctctagttcggcttgattgttggttccctcccctaacggtatggcataggcgaagatgaatttacccatgtgatctcttaagatTCCACCCCCCCCAGTTGGCCCCGGATTACCCAATGCACTgccgtcagtgttcagcttgacgaaacctagttgtggcttaatccacgagacttgggtgatcttcatctcatgagtacacttatctatacaggagatggtgtggatccagttcgagggccaatggatataggggtacgcgactctaaggagatttgagatgtccttgaaaattgcaaatttcactctcgccaaactagaactcttccccccgtatttgctcgcgcacctattcttccacaaattccaacatataaatattggggtggagtgaaggataagtttgtgagcttctgtgcggtacttgcgaagccaccaactcataacaagaggtttgaggggtgtggcttcatgccttatgcctagggaatctgagaagtagcgccaaatattcctagcgaattggccagtgctgaaaatgtgctctatggtaTCCGGACCTGGAATATGGCAGCAACAACATGGAGTGGAATCATAGCCGAATGCAGTTAGCTTTTCCTccgttggcagcttgcctctaaaagccctccacaacaaaaaagagcatttaaaggggatgtttttgtgccaagtgtaataGTCGGAAAATGTCTTGGTCCGGTGTTCCCTGACAACctgccatgccgaggaacatgtgaagttcccattggtgttaggcttccaaatggcctgatcGGGTGTGTTTCCTTGCATCTGAATTGTGGAAAAAGTAATGAGAGGGACGAGTTGCACtggtgccaactgatttagcatatcgatgttccattgcccatttataagaaaatcagccaccctcgCGTTGCTTGCGTTTCCCAATTCCTGCCTATAGTTGGTTAAGGGGccgatacctagccaatcgtcccaccaaaaataacacgaacccgagtgaagcctccattgaatgtgaggttcagcaatgtgtttgttgtgcatcatgtgtttccatacaagcgactggccagaatggaatttttttctgatggggttggctctctgacagtatttggctcttaggaactcaccccacaacgttggtttagctctaaagatccaccattgcttgaGCTGGAGAGATTTACACACATCTGTAGTTCTcctcaacccaatacctccttcgtcatatggataacaaagttttttccatgaagcccaatggtattttttcttgttatccttccacccccagaaaaaatcagcggtgactctctcaatctgtttgagagtagtacgggggggagtaatggccgaaagaaggtgaatggggagcgactgaagtacgtatttcacgagtgtagctctaccgccgtagctgaggattttggagtgccaccctctaattctgttgacaaccttagagaccatgttcgtgtagtacatgactctttgcctgccaatgtacagaggacatcctaagtaggtgatgggactatgcttctgagtgaaacccataacctgtttcaccgtttccacattgtcttggagtgcattgggatgcatcatgaagtggctcttatttttgtttataagctgccccgatgtcttttcatacagagtcaaggtcttcatgataatttgaagaatttccctccttccggaggaaaagatgataacgtcatccgcaaaactcaaatggttaatttgtgggcctcttttcttcatataaaaaccatgatagaagtggtaatTATGAAGACTATTCAGCATTCTGGAAAGCACCTCCGCTCCCAAAATGAATAAAGCGGGAGCAAGAGGATCACCCtgtttgagccctctggtggaatggaaaaaaccatgtctagatCCATTAATAATAacagagtaccaattgttagacatgattcgccaaatcatatcaataaaggtctcaccgaagcccatccttctcagtaccagacaagtataagaccaggagactctatcatatgctttggccatgtctaacttgataaccacgttGTCACCAATAACGGACTTTCTgatatcgtggataatctcctgtgctagcatgatattttcggagatgcttcttccttttacaaatcCAGATTGATTGGGAGAAATAAGAACGGGAAGAATCGGTGCAAGCCTGAGGctaatgagttttgatatgatcttattggtgaagttactgagactaatgggtctatagtcagagagtgtGTTGGGGTGATCTACCTTAGGGAGcaagaccaaacaagcatgagaaAAGAATTTAGGCATAGCATACCCTCCGAAGAAAGAAGTAATGACTGCTAGTAGGTCCTCCGAAATAATctcccagcaagtttggaagaattttccattcataccatctggaccagctgcagagttaggattcatggagaagaccacatgtttcaattcttcaatggtaggcgtggcttgaaggATTTCATTTTGAGCATCTGTGATTATTCTAGGAatgtaattcaagatgttctccggAATCGGAGATTGATCACCTGTGAATATTTGCTGAAAATGATCGCAAGCTGCTCTAGCAATGTGCTCGTCGCCCTGAATCCAATCCCCTTCTTCGTTagtaaccttgtgaatgaaaAGTCGCCTTCTCCTACCACGGAttaaagcatggaaatacttagtgttagcatctccatccttgaaccaatatagctgagttttttgtttgagaatgttttcttcaattttaagaaatctgatgtattcggagttgagagcatgcaattgcatcctattctcttcattattggatACTATCAGATTTTCTTCGGCGATTTTCACTAGTTCTTCATATTCCCtaaccttggcaaaaatgtcgCCGAATTCCACTCGCGACCATTTGCTAAGTGTGGAGGaaagccttttcattttttggtgaaaGGACCACATTGGGTTCCCTGTCATGGGTCTGTCCCAACAGGACTCTACAGTTTTGAGAAAAGTAAggttatccacccaacagttcaagaatttaaaatatttaatagtggAATCCTATCTTTCATTCATTTCTATAAGTAGAGGGTTATGGTCAGAACCAGTAGAGGGGAGATGGGTGACTGAAGTGTGAGGCATAGCGGCTAACCAGTTATCggacaccatagctctatcgagtcgcttccatattcttttatgcatatctcgttgatTACACTAAGTCTAGTCTGAGCCATAATACCCCAAATCTGTTAGGCCACATGCTTCAATAACGCTAATGAATTCAaagcttttgttcatgttgtaagggattccacctagtttctcatTCGTGGAGGTGATGACATTGAAGTCCCCAACTGTGCACCATGGAAGGTTAGTGGAAGCGTGATGCATAAGTCTATCCCAAAGCGGTcttctaagagtatctttgcattttccataaacaaaTGTCATGAGAAATGCACTTTGATGCTCTACATATTTCATCTCGCAAGTTATCTGTTGGTCGTCAATGTCGATAACTTTACAATCAACATCCTGTGTCCAGaagatccaaatcttaccattaggATTGCACACGGACCTatccataccaaggttgattcCATAGCTTTGGAGATGAACATTGTTAGAGAAAGGTTCTAGGATGGAGATTATGGACGTTTGGTGGATATGTGTGAGCGACTTAAGTCTATCTATGACGCCTTTGGTATTGATTCCCCTAGCATTACATATAATTGTGCTAATCATTGATGGGATCTAAGGTTACggagcctagtgtttggtctgTTACTAGGAGCATGAATAGTAGTAATTTTAGGATTGTGGTGAACCCCTGTAGGTGATAATCCTTGCTCACTAGCTAGTTGGTTCATTTCATCGTTCGTGATTTTAGTCGTGATCCTAGAAGGTGCAGCTGTACTATTTGATAGTTCAACAGTCTCTTCTTCATCCTCTAACCCAACCTCACTTTGAAAGTCTTTGTCGTATTCATCCTCCGAGTGTATAACACCATATTCATCATCACTATCAGGAGCTGAGATCTGAGCCTCCTTAAAAGTGCATAGGATGTTGATGGCATTTTCAGGTTGCATAAGAGGAGCTGCTTGAATATTCAAAGGGGTAAGGTTAAGAGGATCTTCACCACCAAAATCTGGGCTTCTAATTGGGGTGGTCTGATCTAGGAGGACATACTTAGAGCAAAAGTTTGAAACCACCTTACCAATTGTATCGTTTTCAACTCTATCAGCAGCAGTGTTTGTAGTGGTAGAGGTTGAAACTTCGTTTTGcttttctaatttcttctttctagctctctttctccttaGATTTTTAAAGTTACTAGGACTAGTTGAGAATTCTATATCATTAGTGTTGGAAATGTCTTGTTGTTTGGTGATAGAAACTTGCACTTGGTGGGAACAAGGACTAGGCACATGGTCACTTGAGGTTGTGCTGAAACTGTAGCCATTAATTGGGTCATTTTCAGCCCTCTCAATGTGACCAACCCTTTGTTTTTGGTGCTGAAAAGTTGTAAGTGTAGGTGCCATAGGCTGAACATTTTGTTCTTTCAATCTAGGAGCTGGACCACCTTCTAAAACCTGATTGGCCATATTTTGCTGCATATTCTCCTTCCAAGGAACAGCAGAATTAGCACCTACAGCCTGCCTAGTTTCATTGGAGAGGACAGCTTCAGAAACTCCCAAATCATGCCATATTTCTTGCAAATCTGAAGCTACAATCTGGCTCAAGATCTGCTGATTATGAGGCTGAGAATGGCCTGAGGAACTGCCTatttcctgagtggaaatatGGCCAATTACAGGTGCAGGTCCTTGCACTTGGTTGGGACTAGGACTAGGGGTTGGATCACTTGAGAATGTGCTGAAGTTATAGGCATGGTGTTGGTATTTTTCAGCATTTTTAATGTGACTCTCACCATGTGTGGTGCTGGAATGGTATGGGATTAGGGGCTAGGGCTTgcacctttttttctttcaagttaGAGAGTGAAATAGCA
It contains:
- the LOC129895220 gene encoding embryo-specific protein ATS3B-like produces the protein MSPAMISRPAMLFLLIITVASITSGAQASRSIVFLPQPISSLDIINTTLPQGQNARCSFTVSIRTSCSSPTYTRDQISLAFGDAYGNQVYAPRLDDPASRAFERCSKDTYTVYGPCTYQICYVYLYRSGYDGWVPSDVTIYGYNSKAVTFTYNVNIPRDIWYGHNYCRSRAVKSAGNLGWNLLSIGSTLLYTMAGLFRG